Sequence from the Deltaproteobacteria bacterium genome:
TTGCCAGCCTTGCACTTGCGCGACGATTCGTTCGGTGGCCAGCCAAATGGGTGGCGGTAGGTCGCCCCGGGCCATCCGCGGGCGAGCCTCCGTGACCAGCGACGTGACAGAAGCTGCAGGCACGAACTGTCGCCCGAGGTTGTGCGATCGCTTCCCGAAAACGAGGTACCCAGGAATCACACTGATCAATGTCTGTCGATCGATGTGAGAGCGAACGAGGTCCACGGCGAGCCCCGCGCCCAACGTGGCGACCCCGAGCACAGCAACGGCTGGCTTGAAGCTCGCGAGCCCGAGCAAGGTGGTCACGCCGCCAATGCTCGAGCCAAGGAAAGGAAGCTCCGAAGGGTCCACGCGAATCGAAAAGCCTCGGGCCTCGGATACGACGTCGAGCGGCGCGGGTTGTTTCCCACAAGCCATGCAGGGGCCTTTCGGCCGCTCGGGCACGAAGAGCGTCCGACAGCTGCGACAGCGAGCGAGCATTCTTCAGTCTTCGCTGGGAAATCGGGTGGGAACCGGCGGCTTCGCACCTTGACCTGAACTCACGCGCATCATGATTTCCGATGCGCAGAAGATCCGAGTGGAATCTCACAGGGTGGATCCCAGCGACGGGTCGCGAGCACCAGGGCCACGCGAGGTGCAGCGCTGCGGACCGGCCTTCTCCGAGCTGCTCATCTACCCAACGGGCTCAGCCGCTGGCTCACCAGAATCCGGAGTCCGGTGGCAGCTCCGGGTCGTGGCACTTCTTGTACTTCTTGCCGCTCCCGCACCAGCAGGGGTCGTTACGCCCGGGCTTGGCCGTCGCTCTGGCCGGCTCGCCACGGCGTCGCCGCGCCAGGTCCATGGAAGCCCGAAAGGCGGCTGCGTCCGCGCGGACGGCCTCGAGCTTCCGTCGCTCGGAGGGCGTGAGCTCGCCGCCGAGCTCTTCCATCGCCGCGGTGAGCTCGACGATCTCGGAGTTGCCCATCGGCCCGGCGTTCGGCTCGTACTCGATGAGCTCGAGCTCCCTCCGGATGAGATCGATCGCGCGCGGATCGTTGTAGTCGGCCAGCGCCATCGCTCCCAGCTCGGGCTCCCGAGCGAGCAGCTCGACGAGCACCGTGAAGATCCGCTCGTCCTGGACGCCGCTCGCGCCAAGCACCTCGCCCAACGCTCGCTGCCCGTCACCCGCGGTTGGCCAGCGCGTGAGGACATGCTCCACGACGGCGGGGCCGAGCTTCTTCAGGGCGTGGATGGCCTCGTTGAAGATGATCCACATTGAGTCCGAGGCAATGACGATCTCGATGAGCGCCGGAATCGCCTCGACCACCTTCAGCTCGCCGGCGAGCGTGACGGCGTGGGTGCCGCGGTCACCCAGGTGAGAGTCCTCGGCAGCGCGAATGGACTGGGCCTCGTGCTCCAGGAGCTCGGTGATCGCGGCGTGCGCGCTGGGGCCCATCGCCACCACGCGCTCCGAGATTTCGCCGGGGAGCTTCTCGGTGTCGGGGAGGAGGGCCTCGAGCTCGTCTGCCGTCATCGTCGGAGTCCAGTCGTTTGGAGGAGCTCGTCCCATGCCGACCTCAGGCCGTCCAGCTCCAGCGCGCTCTCGATCTCCCGGATCATGGCGTCGATATAGCCAACGTCGAGGCTCTCTCGGCGCTCCACGAGTACGCCTTCGATGTCCTCGAGATCGCGCGGCCTGCCCGCGATGAGCTTGGTGATCACCAGATCCTCGGGGCTGATCACGGGCACCTCGACGCCCCCGAGTCGAACCGGCGTCGCCCGGTCCATGAACTGCGCTTCCAGCCCGGTTCCAGCCAGGACGAGGTCGATGGGAAAGCCACCCGCGGTGGTGAGCGGAACGACTCGGGAGCGCCGAGCCAACTCAACGGCGTTTGCCTCGCGGGCGCGAAGGCCGAGCGCCTTTGCCTCGCGGAGCAACTCCGCTATGCGCTCTGGGTCTGCCTCCATGGTCACGTCGACGTCGGCGGTCGTTCGCGCGCGGCCCCAGAGCACTGCCGCTTGCGCGCCGAACAGGTACCACCGGACCCGGAGCACCTGGGTCAGAGCCCCCAGCGTGCGCAGAGCGTCCACGGGAGCCCCCGCGGACGGCACGGAGGATGGCCGCGACCCGGACGTGCGTCGCGAGGTCTTCGCGCCGCTCGGCTTCGCCCGGCCACCCCGGCCGGACCGACTGGATCCACGCGCGGAGCTCGTCCGAGAGCCGGAGCGCTTCTTCGGCGCCATGTTGCTCCTTCCACGCGCGGTGGCCGCGGGCCTTGAGCGCGGCGATCTGGCGCCACGGGCGATGGACGTAGGCCCTGATGTCTTCCGGATTCACGTGGGGATCCTAGCAGCCGGTTCAGGACCTGCGCAGGGACCAGCACACTCTGTATCTGAGGAAGGCTTCGGGGCTCCGTGCCCGTGGCGTGTGGGAGAGGGCGACAGGCCACTCAGAGGGACCGCCCAGGCGGTGACGCGGGGCCCGCGGCGAGCAGCAGGGGAAGGAGTCCCAGGGCCATGACCACCGCACTGTGGAGAGGTTCTGTCGCCCTTCGCCCTGGCCCCGAACACATCGAAGCCACTCGAGCGAGCGGCCGCTCAGGGCGTGTCCTACTTGGCCGGTGGCGTTGTCGTCGGCTTGCGGCTCGGCGGATTACCAATCGACGGATTCGTCTTCTCGACAAAAGAGCCGTTGCAGCTACGGACAAACCGTGACGTCGAAGTTGCCGACGGTGGCCGCTCCTCCGCTGGAGAAGTCCACGTCGTAGGAGCCCACCAGGCTGGGGCTCGTGGCCTGGAGCTGGACGCTCCCCGAGACCGCGCTCTCATATCCAAAGGGGTTGCTGGCATCGGACCAGTACCTCACCCAGCCCCAGCTGCCCGAGCCCGGTGGCCAGGCGGCGGAGTACGTGCCGGGCTGGGCCGTGGAGACGCTGACCTCCAGGAGCTGCATGGCGGGGAAGCTGCCCTGCAGCATGGAACAGGTGATGGCGTGGTCGGCGAGCAGCGCCGTCCCGCCGCCGGCGTCGTCGAGGTAGCCCAGCGCACCCTGCACCACGAAGGCGGGCGGACCGCCTTCGACCGACCCGGAGCCGTTGGTGCCGCCCGACGTGCCGGAGCCGGTGCCGGTCGAGCCGCCCGCGGTGGAGAGCGACCCACCGGTGCTGGTCCCGGTCGTTCCCGTCACGCCGCTGGTCCCGGTGCTCGCGACGCCCGTGGTCCCGGTCGTCGTGCCACCGAGGGTGGTGGCGCCGGGGCAGCTCGCCGGGAAGCAGAGGTTCGAGTGGATCGCCGCCGGCCCCGGGAGGCATGAGTCGCCCGCTCGGCAATCGGCGTCGCTGGAGCA
This genomic interval carries:
- a CDS encoding SEC-C domain-containing protein, whose translation is MTADELEALLPDTEKLPGEISERVVAMGPSAHAAITELLEHEAQSIRAAEDSHLGDRGTHAVTLAGELKVVEAIPALIEIVIASDSMWIIFNEAIHALKKLGPAVVEHVLTRWPTAGDGQRALGEVLGASGVQDERIFTVLVELLAREPELGAMALADYNDPRAIDLIRRELELIEYEPNAGPMGNSEIVELTAAMEELGGELTPSERRKLEAVRADAAAFRASMDLARRRRGEPARATAKPGRNDPCWCGSGKKYKKCHDPELPPDSGFW
- a CDS encoding nucleotidyltransferase; amino-acid sequence: MDALRTLGALTQVLRVRWYLFGAQAAVLWGRARTTADVDVTMEADPERIAELLREAKALGLRAREANAVELARRSRVVPLTTAGGFPIDLVLAGTGLEAQFMDRATPVRLGGVEVPVISPEDLVITKLIAGRPRDLEDIEGVLVERRESLDVGYIDAMIREIESALELDGLRSAWDELLQTTGLRR